One window of uncultured Methanoregula sp. genomic DNA carries:
- a CDS encoding DUF4349 domain-containing protein: protein MNHKVLALLALVIIAIAAAGCMGASTSQGGSVKEVAVTSHNYASPASDARVSWAGISAAPMAVPTAAPTLAGSGSAGIETKIIRTAYLTLEVNDIPGTVETLKGIATAKGGYISSTSVQKNYNNRLTGTVVMRIPQAEFDTTLTGVKALGTVKSASTQGEDVTEEYVDIQAQRTSYQNQLAQYNAIMKQSTKVEDIIKVQEQIDRVQTELNRLDGRLKYLNSRIDYSTITVNLQEPEPVGGDSGHSFISTINEGIAGFFGMIDTIIVILFTVLPIIIIGAAGYLVYRWHKGKKPAQDTSEIKEK, encoded by the coding sequence ATGAACCACAAAGTTCTCGCACTTCTTGCGCTTGTGATTATTGCCATTGCCGCAGCCGGCTGTATGGGTGCTTCCACCAGCCAGGGCGGATCGGTAAAAGAAGTGGCCGTTACAAGCCATAATTATGCATCCCCCGCATCCGATGCCCGGGTCAGCTGGGCTGGCATCAGTGCTGCACCCATGGCGGTACCCACAGCAGCCCCGACCCTTGCCGGCTCCGGATCCGCCGGGATAGAGACGAAGATCATCCGGACCGCCTATCTCACCCTGGAAGTAAACGACATACCGGGAACCGTGGAGACTCTCAAGGGAATTGCTACGGCAAAGGGTGGGTACATCTCCTCGACCAGTGTCCAGAAGAATTACAACAACCGCCTTACCGGCACCGTTGTCATGAGAATTCCCCAGGCTGAATTTGACACAACCCTCACCGGGGTAAAGGCGCTTGGAACGGTCAAGTCAGCATCCACGCAAGGGGAAGACGTTACCGAAGAGTATGTCGATATCCAGGCCCAGAGAACCTCCTACCAGAACCAGCTCGCGCAGTACAATGCGATCATGAAGCAGAGCACCAAGGTGGAGGATATCATCAAGGTCCAGGAGCAGATCGACCGCGTCCAGACTGAACTCAACCGGCTGGATGGCAGGCTGAAGTACCTGAACAGCCGCATCGATTACTCGACCATTACCGTGAACCTCCAGGAACCCGAGCCGGTTGGCGGTGACAGCGGGCACAGTTTCATCTCCACCATCAACGAAGGCATTGCCGGATTCTTCGGCATGATCGACACTATCATTGTCATCCTCTTCACGGTACTGCCGATTATCAT